In bacterium, the genomic window CCCCGCCAGCTTCGTGATCCGGAACCCCAGGAAAAAGAGGATGGAGAGCGCCGTCGCGAGGAATATGGCGTGCCTTCCGATCGCACGCCGCTCGGCGGTCCGGATCGACCGTTCGAACGGGGCGTACGGGAAGGCGATGCTGATCCCGCCGCGGACATCCCCCACCTTGTACCCCTGCCGCTCATGGCACTGAAGGCAGGTCGCGTCGGTCTTGAGCGGTTCCATGTAGCGGAAGACCCGGTTCTCCGCGGGCCCCGTCAGGGAGTACTCGCGGGCGATTCCCTTCTCGAACCGCAGGAGGGCCGCCCGCTCCCATTCGTTCGGGGCGTTGCCGGGGCGCAACGTCTTCAGGCTGGTGATGCGGACGGTGTACCCTTCGCCGGCGAGGATCTCCCCCACGAGCCGGGTCATGTAGGACGGATTGATCATGGTCAGTTCACGACCGTCGGTGGTTCTCACGTCGCGATCCGGGACGATCAGATAGGGATTCGGCCGGATCGATTCGGTGACGGGGACGTACACCCCGTTGTGCGAACTGATCCACGCC contains:
- a CDS encoding DUF3365 domain-containing protein encodes the protein MAGTRGEKTGHIRNLLFLVGALFALGTALSLQQNLTQVREDRYQLAVSSGKILFRTIVATRAWISSHNGVYVPVTESIRPNPYLIVPDRDVRTTDGRELTMINPSYMTRLVGEILAGEGYTVRITSLKTLRPGNAPNEWERAALLRFEKGIAREYSLTGPAENRVFRYMEPLKTDATCLQCHERQGYKVGDVRGGISIAFPYAPFERSIRTAERRAIGRHAIFLATALSILFFLGFRITKLAGSLEESQRQVRTLEGILPMCANCKKIRKEGASPADPGAWMPVEAYIADHSEAKFSHGICPECAKALYGWSEKKKTPDA